One Dermatophagoides farinae isolate YC_2012a chromosome 1, ASM2471394v1, whole genome shotgun sequence genomic region harbors:
- the LOC124492533 gene encoding uncharacterized protein LOC124492533 isoform X6, which produces MKKSSHHQHQDDDHVGRNNEGGGKCKKRSTRHHHHHHHHRHQTNNNNKNELKHQKSVTSNDDGKDEFSDSTTTTTSTTTATTIGSSDHELLSNATATMIVSDKENVDADNAAISNVTTINRSLMQQHEQNPQRQLHKHHYHPNHHHHHHHHQYHEDRTLSRRLSEPIDDYNLKAAITHQPHHYYYHQPHYQSSPSSSSSFHQRASVDPYLLEEVTKNLGFHGSSGGNYNNMSIESLAYLSQQQHQQPASLSGIPGSMFSLNTATQNPHHQHHHYINHMDKFTNSYHLYQPPSQQQYQQRSSSSPSTIHRNYNNCCRNNMPGCNNDYTTMAIGGNSDGGYSSISSPYYNQCLNPYFCDSHHLHHVNPITTTTTTTPIMNNGGSGKNSATNNQTAEYLVDMNPSPDSLATNKGNNSFFSMDKSISSSDDVQQQQQHGKQHGDEYQHQHVNNNNNVKMEKIIQLESMVNILRNQLLNTEELFKKALISKKTMENANCDLLSIVDKLKLDLIHFESQQKILKEQNIKIENEFEQLKTRLLEKDTEISSLRLTMAKIVRATGYILSGNELALLRGKTIASDYIKNKFKENYHELTFGPFVRNSNYFYSEPSSRRESSGGGRFSPVAPPRSHRNNNQQSPPTTTTTIAEHGQQQIQRQQSSLSNHHNASSFDNNQNIVEQQSQQPTTTTTTTMLRRSTSFEDMKMDSQHMMLFDTNVINNNNNNKNDHKLNKNSFSTLPHNSKIMKQIQRQFEMENSPNHHHHPSTTIHPMSQSLIDEEQMMMIAANNNKAYSTPNSPMITPFKLQQSSLHPSPFSSSRHPNNKESSSGFGVNFGKKFCWLKKSRRAASAPELAQDDEMISSGTHNNTVIAPRINLDDSKPKGLRRIFSRKRSTSSLAGISDSFSRGGLRATSGPRLGFSQEKKFQNVNIPFSNWGTTLVADWFAMIGLGMYINECKRWCKNGEHLMRATSWEVEKELGIKNSLHRKKLRLAVASMNEEEDDLLKCAGKLDYLWVARWLDDIGLPQYKESFIDARVDGRVLHYLNIEDLLHLKVTNQLHFASIRAAIRVLRENNYNGQCLKRRAAADEVGQNEWNNTEVAVWSSHRIMEWLRSIDLSEYAPNLRGSGVHGALILYENAFNADLFATLLSIPASKTLLRRHISSKFKQLIGDHLSKTKHEYELMPNYQPLIPGAKIKAYKKGHFTLRKKRADFELTDYVCPMGTVVSTPISKYSALRDSRMGNELSSSTKKEDSPVSIKSEENNNTSTATVVDRRSSLKSESKNDNQNESNQNGNNHLDDDIDERKSTKSATKEESPAKEEMTS; this is translated from the exons ATGAAGAAAtcttctcatcatcaacatcaagaCGATGATCATGTTGGCCGTAATAATGAAGGTGGTGgcaaatgtaaaaaaaggTCGACTAgacaccatcaccaccaccaccatcatcgacatcaaacaaacaacaacaacaaaaacgagttaaaacatcaaaaatcagttacatcaaatgatgatggtaaagaTGAATTTTCGGactctacaacaacaacaacatcgacaacaactgCCACAACCATTGGCTCTTCAGATCatgaattattatcgaatGCAACAGCCACTATGATTGTATCTGATAAAGAGAATGTTGATGCTGATAATGCTGCAATAAGCAATGTAACCACCATTAATAGATCATTGATGCAACAGCATGAACAAAATCCTCAACGACAACTTCATAAACACCATTATCatcctaatcatcatcatcatcatcaccatcatcaatatcatgaAGATCGAACATTATCTCGTAGATTAAGTGAACCaatcgatgattataatttaaaAGCAGCCATAACACACCAacctcatcattattattatcatcaacctcattatcaatcatcaccatcatcatcatcatcatttcatcaacgAGCTTCTGTTGATCCATATTTATTAGAAGAAGTGACGAAAAATCTTGGTTTTCAcggtagtagtggtggtaaTTATAATAACATGTCTATAGAATCATTGGCATAtttatcacaacaacaacatcaacaaccgGCATCATTATCCGGTATACCTGgatcaatgttttcattgaatacGGCCACACaaaatcctcatcatcaacatcatcattatattaatCATATGGATAAATTTACGAATTCATATCATCTTTATCAACCACCAtcgcaacaacaatatcaacaacgatcatcatcatctccatCAACAATTCATAGAAATTATAACAATTGTTGCCGTAATAATATGCCAGGatgtaataatgattatactACAATGGCTATTGGTGGTAATAGTGATGGTGGctattcatcaatatcatcaccatattataatcaatgtttGAATCCATATTTTTGTGATTCACATCATTTACATCATGTGAatccaataacaacaacaacaacaacaacaccg ATTATGAACAATGGTGGTAGCGGTAAAAATAGTGccacaaacaatcaaaccgCTGAATATTTGGTCGATATGAATCCAAGTCCAGATTCATTGGCTACAAATAAAGGaaataattcattcttttcaatGGATAAATCAATATCTTCATCCGATGATGTGCAACAG cagcagcagcatggAAAACAGCATGGTGATgaatatcaacatcaacatgtcaataataataataatgtaaaaatggaaaaaatcattcaactTGAATCGATGGTGAATATATTAAGAAATCAATTGTTAAACACTGAAGAATTGTTTAAAAAAGCAttaatatcgaaaaaaacaatggaaaatgCCAACTGTGATCTATTATCAATAGtggataaattgaaattggattTAATACATTTTGAaagtcaacaaaaaattttaaaagaacaaaatataaaaattgaaaatgaattcgaaCAGCTAAAGACACGATTATTGGAAAAAGATACtgaaatatcatcattacgtTTGACTATGGCAAAAATTGTTCGTGCCACTGGTTATATATTGTCGGGTAATGAGCTAGCATTACTACGGGGTAAAACTATAGCAAGTGATTATATTAAAAAT aaattcaaagaaaattatcatgaATTAACGTTTGGCCCATTTGTACGAAACAGTAACTATTTTTATTCAGAACCATCATCTCGCCGTGAATCAAGTGGTGGTGGCCGTTTCTCACCGGTAGCACCACCAAGATCACatcgaaataataatcaacaatcaccaccaacaacaacaacaacaatagccGAACAtggccaacaacaaatacaacggcaacaatcatcattgtctaatcatcataatgctTCATcgtttgataataatcaaaatattgtggaacaacaatcacaacaaccaacaacgacaacaacaacaacaatgttacGACGTTCAACTTCATTTGAAGATATGAAGATGGATAGTCAACATATGATGTTGTTTGATACAAAtgttatcaataataataataataataaaaatgatcataaattgaataaaaattcattttcaacactGCCAcataattcaaaaataatgaaacaaattcaacgacaatttgaaatggaaaatagtccaaatcatcatcatcatccatccaCCACAATACATCCAATGtcacaatcattgattgatgaagaacaaatgatgatgattgccgCTAACAATAATAAGGCTTATTCGACACCAAATTCACCGATGATTACACCATTTAAACTACAACAATCTTCTTTACATCCATcgccattttcatcatcacgccatccaaataataaagaatcatcatctggaTTTGGTGTGAATTTtggtaaaaaattttgttggtTAAAGAAGAGTAGAAGGGCAGCAAGTGCGCCAGAATTAg CTCAAGACGATGAAATGATATCATCTggcacacacaacaacacaGTGATTGCACCACGTATCAATTTGGATGATTCAAAACCAAAAGGATTGAGAAGAATTTTCTCTAg aaaacgaagcacatcatcattggctgGAATTTCCGATTCATTTTCACGTGGTGGATTAAGAGCCACATCTGGACCTAGACTTGGTTTTAGCcaggagaaaaaattccaaaa TGTCAACAtaccattttcaaattggGGAACAACATTAGTGGCCGATTGGTTTGCCATGATTGGATTAGGAATGTATATTAATGAATGTAAACGATGGTGTAAAAATGGTGAACATCTGATGCGTGCAACTTCATGGGAagttgaaaaagaattgggCATTAAGAATTCATTACATCGGAAAAAATTACGACTAGCAGTGGcttcaatgaatgaagaagaagatgatcTATTGAAATGTGCAGGAAAATTGGATTATTTATGGGTAGCACGATGGCTAGATGATATCGGTCTACCACAATACAaagaatcattcattgatgcaCGTGTTGATGGTCGTGTATTACATTATCTGAATATTGAAGATTTATTACACTTGAAAGTTACGAATCAATTACATTTTGCCAGTATCCGTGCAGCTATACGTGTTCTAAGAGAGAACAAt tacAATGGACAATGTCTAAAACGAAgagctgctgctgatgaagttggtcaaaatgaatggaacaaTACAGAGGTGGCTGTTTGGTCTTCACATCGTATAATGGAATGGTTACGTAGTATTGATCTATCGGAATATGCTCCAAATTTACGTGGTTCGGGTGTACATGGTGCATTGATTCTATATGAAAATGCATTCAATGCCGATCTATTTGCTACATTGTTAAGCATACCTGCGAGCAAAACATTATTACGTCGACATATCTCATCGAAATTTAAGCAATTAATTGGTGATCATTtgagcaaaacaaaacacgaATATGAATTAATGCCCAATTATCAGCCATTGATACCAGGTGCAAAAATCAAa GCATACAAAAAAGGACATTTTACACTTCGAAAGAAACGTGCCGATTTCGAATTAACAGATTATGTCTGTCCAATGGGTACGGTGGTTTCAACACCAATATCAAAATACAGTGCATTACGTGATAGTAGAATGGGaaatgaattatcatcatcgacgaaaaaagaagattCACCAGTCAGTATAAAAAGTGAAGAGAATAATAATACCTCCACCGCCACTGTTGTAGATCGTCGTTCATCTTTGAAAtctgaatcaaaaaatgataatcaaaatgaatcaaatcagaATGGCAATAATCATTTAGacgatgatattgatgaacgAAAATCAACCAAAAGTGCGACAAAAGAAGAAAGTCCCGCTAAAGAAGAGATGACtagttga
- the LOC124492533 gene encoding uncharacterized protein LOC124492533 isoform X3 yields MKKSSHHQHQDDDHVGRNNEGGGKCKKRSTRHHHHHHHHRHQTNNNNKNELKHQKSVTSNDDGKDEFSDSTTTTTSTTTATTIGSSDHELLSNATATMIVSDKENVDADNAAISNVTTINRSLMQQHEQNPQRQLHKHHYHPNHHHHHHHHQYHEDRTLSRRLSEPIDDYNLKAAITHQPHHYYYHQPHYQSSPSSSSSFHQRASVDPYLLEEVTKNLGFHGSSGGNYNNMSIESLAYLSQQQHQQPASLSGIPGSMFSLNTATQNPHHQHHHYINHMDKFTNSYHLYQPPSQQQYQQRSSSSPSTIHRNYNNCCRNNMPGCNNDYTTMAIGGNSDGGYSSISSPYYNQCLNPYFCDSHHLHHVNPITTTTTTTPVNSNINNNNNNNMGQYYWDNNNDYYMSNNNNSNSSMTNHNNLYTMNHSYPNLASLLSPPPPSSQSIQNNLYQSQTNLRKIMNNGGSGKNSATNNQTAEYLVDMNPSPDSLATNKGNNSFFSMDKSISSSDDVQQQQHGKQHGDEYQHQHVNNNNNVKMEKIIQLESMVNILRNQLLNTEELFKKALISKKTMENANCDLLSIVDKLKLDLIHFESQQKILKEQNIKIENEFEQLKTRLLEKDTEISSLRLTMAKIVRATGYILSGNELALLRGKTIASDYIKNKFKENYHELTFGPFVRNSNYFYSEPSSRRESSGGGRFSPVAPPRSHRNNNQQSPPTTTTTIAEHGQQQIQRQQSSLSNHHNASSFDNNQNIVEQQSQQPTTTTTTTMLRRSTSFEDMKMDSQHMMLFDTNVINNNNNNKNDHKLNKNSFSTLPHNSKIMKQIQRQFEMENSPNHHHHPSTTIHPMSQSLIDEEQMMMIAANNNKAYSTPNSPMITPFKLQQSSLHPSPFSSSRHPNNKESSSGFGVNFAQDDEMISSGTHNNTVIAPRINLDDSKPKGLRRIFSRKRSTSSLAGISDSFSRGGLRATSGPRLGFSQEKKFQNVNIPFSNWGTTLVADWFAMIGLGMYINECKRWCKNGEHLMRATSWEVEKELGIKNSLHRKKLRLAVASMNEEEDDLLKCAGKLDYLWVARWLDDIGLPQYKESFIDARVDGRVLHYLNIEDLLHLKVTNQLHFASIRAAIRVLRENNYNGQCLKRRAAADEVGQNEWNNTEVAVWSSHRIMEWLRSIDLSEYAPNLRGSGVHGALILYENAFNADLFATLLSIPASKTLLRRHISSKFKQLIGDHLSKTKHEYELMPNYQPLIPGAKIKAYKKGHFTLRKKRADFELTDYVCPMGTVVSTPISKYSALRDSRMGNELSSSTKKEDSPVSIKSEENNNTSTATVVDRRSSLKSESKNDNQNESNQNGNNHLDDDIDERKSTKSATKEESPAKEEMTS; encoded by the exons ATGAAGAAAtcttctcatcatcaacatcaagaCGATGATCATGTTGGCCGTAATAATGAAGGTGGTGgcaaatgtaaaaaaaggTCGACTAgacaccatcaccaccaccaccatcatcgacatcaaacaaacaacaacaacaaaaacgagttaaaacatcaaaaatcagttacatcaaatgatgatggtaaagaTGAATTTTCGGactctacaacaacaacaacatcgacaacaactgCCACAACCATTGGCTCTTCAGATCatgaattattatcgaatGCAACAGCCACTATGATTGTATCTGATAAAGAGAATGTTGATGCTGATAATGCTGCAATAAGCAATGTAACCACCATTAATAGATCATTGATGCAACAGCATGAACAAAATCCTCAACGACAACTTCATAAACACCATTATCatcctaatcatcatcatcatcatcaccatcatcaatatcatgaAGATCGAACATTATCTCGTAGATTAAGTGAACCaatcgatgattataatttaaaAGCAGCCATAACACACCAacctcatcattattattatcatcaacctcattatcaatcatcaccatcatcatcatcatcatttcatcaacgAGCTTCTGTTGATCCATATTTATTAGAAGAAGTGACGAAAAATCTTGGTTTTCAcggtagtagtggtggtaaTTATAATAACATGTCTATAGAATCATTGGCATAtttatcacaacaacaacatcaacaaccgGCATCATTATCCGGTATACCTGgatcaatgttttcattgaatacGGCCACACaaaatcctcatcatcaacatcatcattatattaatCATATGGATAAATTTACGAATTCATATCATCTTTATCAACCACCAtcgcaacaacaatatcaacaacgatcatcatcatctccatCAACAATTCATAGAAATTATAACAATTGTTGCCGTAATAATATGCCAGGatgtaataatgattatactACAATGGCTATTGGTGGTAATAGTGATGGTGGctattcatcaatatcatcaccatattataatcaatgtttGAATCCATATTTTTGTGATTCACATCATTTACATCATGTGAatccaataacaacaacaacaacaacaacaccggTAAACAgcaatattaataataataataataataatatgggTCAATATTATTgggacaataataatgattattatatgtctaataataataattcaaattcatcaatgacTAACCACAATAATTTATACACCATGAATCATTCATATCCTAATCTTGCTTCATTATtgtcaccaccaccaccatcatcacaatccattcaaaacaatttatatCAAAGCCAAACAAACCTTCGAaag ATTATGAACAATGGTGGTAGCGGTAAAAATAGTGccacaaacaatcaaaccgCTGAATATTTGGTCGATATGAATCCAAGTCCAGATTCATTGGCTACAAATAAAGGaaataattcattcttttcaatGGATAAATCAATATCTTCATCCGATGATGTGCAACAG cagcagcatggAAAACAGCATGGTGATgaatatcaacatcaacatgtcaataataataataatgtaaaaatggaaaaaatcattcaactTGAATCGATGGTGAATATATTAAGAAATCAATTGTTAAACACTGAAGAATTGTTTAAAAAAGCAttaatatcgaaaaaaacaatggaaaatgCCAACTGTGATCTATTATCAATAGtggataaattgaaattggattTAATACATTTTGAaagtcaacaaaaaattttaaaagaacaaaatataaaaattgaaaatgaattcgaaCAGCTAAAGACACGATTATTGGAAAAAGATACtgaaatatcatcattacgtTTGACTATGGCAAAAATTGTTCGTGCCACTGGTTATATATTGTCGGGTAATGAGCTAGCATTACTACGGGGTAAAACTATAGCAAGTGATTATATTAAAAAT aaattcaaagaaaattatcatgaATTAACGTTTGGCCCATTTGTACGAAACAGTAACTATTTTTATTCAGAACCATCATCTCGCCGTGAATCAAGTGGTGGTGGCCGTTTCTCACCGGTAGCACCACCAAGATCACatcgaaataataatcaacaatcaccaccaacaacaacaacaacaatagccGAACAtggccaacaacaaatacaacggcaacaatcatcattgtctaatcatcataatgctTCATcgtttgataataatcaaaatattgtggaacaacaatcacaacaaccaacaacgacaacaacaacaacaatgttacGACGTTCAACTTCATTTGAAGATATGAAGATGGATAGTCAACATATGATGTTGTTTGATACAAAtgttatcaataataataataataataaaaatgatcataaattgaataaaaattcattttcaacactGCCAcataattcaaaaataatgaaacaaattcaacgacaatttgaaatggaaaatagtccaaatcatcatcatcatccatccaCCACAATACATCCAATGtcacaatcattgattgatgaagaacaaatgatgatgattgccgCTAACAATAATAAGGCTTATTCGACACCAAATTCACCGATGATTACACCATTTAAACTACAACAATCTTCTTTACATCCATcgccattttcatcatcacgccatccaaataataaagaatcatcatctggaTTTGGTGTGAATTTtg CTCAAGACGATGAAATGATATCATCTggcacacacaacaacacaGTGATTGCACCACGTATCAATTTGGATGATTCAAAACCAAAAGGATTGAGAAGAATTTTCTCTAg aaaacgaagcacatcatcattggctgGAATTTCCGATTCATTTTCACGTGGTGGATTAAGAGCCACATCTGGACCTAGACTTGGTTTTAGCcaggagaaaaaattccaaaa TGTCAACAtaccattttcaaattggGGAACAACATTAGTGGCCGATTGGTTTGCCATGATTGGATTAGGAATGTATATTAATGAATGTAAACGATGGTGTAAAAATGGTGAACATCTGATGCGTGCAACTTCATGGGAagttgaaaaagaattgggCATTAAGAATTCATTACATCGGAAAAAATTACGACTAGCAGTGGcttcaatgaatgaagaagaagatgatcTATTGAAATGTGCAGGAAAATTGGATTATTTATGGGTAGCACGATGGCTAGATGATATCGGTCTACCACAATACAaagaatcattcattgatgcaCGTGTTGATGGTCGTGTATTACATTATCTGAATATTGAAGATTTATTACACTTGAAAGTTACGAATCAATTACATTTTGCCAGTATCCGTGCAGCTATACGTGTTCTAAGAGAGAACAAt tacAATGGACAATGTCTAAAACGAAgagctgctgctgatgaagttggtcaaaatgaatggaacaaTACAGAGGTGGCTGTTTGGTCTTCACATCGTATAATGGAATGGTTACGTAGTATTGATCTATCGGAATATGCTCCAAATTTACGTGGTTCGGGTGTACATGGTGCATTGATTCTATATGAAAATGCATTCAATGCCGATCTATTTGCTACATTGTTAAGCATACCTGCGAGCAAAACATTATTACGTCGACATATCTCATCGAAATTTAAGCAATTAATTGGTGATCATTtgagcaaaacaaaacacgaATATGAATTAATGCCCAATTATCAGCCATTGATACCAGGTGCAAAAATCAAa GCATACAAAAAAGGACATTTTACACTTCGAAAGAAACGTGCCGATTTCGAATTAACAGATTATGTCTGTCCAATGGGTACGGTGGTTTCAACACCAATATCAAAATACAGTGCATTACGTGATAGTAGAATGGGaaatgaattatcatcatcgacgaaaaaagaagattCACCAGTCAGTATAAAAAGTGAAGAGAATAATAATACCTCCACCGCCACTGTTGTAGATCGTCGTTCATCTTTGAAAtctgaatcaaaaaatgataatcaaaatgaatcaaatcagaATGGCAATAATCATTTAGacgatgatattgatgaacgAAAATCAACCAAAAGTGCGACAAAAGAAGAAAGTCCCGCTAAAGAAGAGATGACtagttga